Proteins from one Cicer arietinum cultivar CDC Frontier isolate Library 1 chromosome 3, Cicar.CDCFrontier_v2.0, whole genome shotgun sequence genomic window:
- the LOC101501255 gene encoding uncharacterized protein translates to MTDFLATNPLAISFLNSLLTPTNRTQLNPNSFSPFSPFSPFSPKLSKITANNKCVSAAFSSSSNGSHGPPSRGQRFYDELEFEDTKDNNFEFELELERSPFKEEGSPNENDDDKGSVNELGEDDLIRVQDDVGRDDDLRKDDKVEKFGGNLRLRRGKQVIRRSNLLAKQVISIHSALSLGFISQLWVDTTSWMVLFVEVRSNLLSGDSEKFLLEDISQVGDVVLVPDESVIDNEYKMIGLETLVGYKVVTPSRRYIGKVRGYNFSINSGAVEELEIDSFGLSIIPSSLVSTFSLLVEDVLEVLSDAVVVHEAAALRIQRLSKGFLGNQSVGISADDVEDYESEQSVTYGRVSRRRTNFGRKKPNPRDWDTNEDNWELPMDYL, encoded by the exons ATGACTGACTTTCTCGCTACAAACCCACTTGCCATATCATTTCTCAATTCACTCCTAACCCCAACAAACAGAACCCAACTTAACCCAAATTCCTTTTCCCCCTTTTCCCCCTTTTCCCCCTTTTCTCCCAAACTATCCAAAATCACTGCTAACAACAAGTGCGTTTCCGCGGCGTTTAGCTCCAGCTCCAACGGAAGTCATGGTCCACCATCAAGGGGTCAAAGATTTTACGATGAACTTGAATTCGAGGACACCAAGGACAACAATTTTGAGTTTGAGCTTGAGTTAGAGAGAAGCCCCTTCAAAGAGGAGGGTTCACCCAATGAAAATGACGATGATAAAGGAAGTGTAAATGAATTGGGAGAAGATGATTTGATTCGGGTTCAAGACGATGTAGGTAGAGATGATGATTTGAGAAAAGATGATAAAGTTGAGAAATTTGGTGGTAATTTGAGATTAAGAAGAGGTAAACAAGTGATAAGAAGGTCAAATTTGTTGGCAAAGCAGGTGATCAGTATTCACTCTGCTCTTAGCTTGGGATTCATTTCCCAGCTTTGGGTGGACACCACCTCT TGGATGGTCTTGTTTGTAGAGGTGAGGTCAAACTTGCTTTCTGGGGATTCAGAAAAATTCCTTCTTGAGGATATCAGTCAG GTTGGTGATGTTGTCCTTGTTCCAGATGAAAGTGTAATAGACAACGAATATAAAATGATTGGATTGGAGACACTG GTTGGGTACAAAGTTGTAACACCCTCTCGACGATATATTGGAAAG GTGCGTGGCTACAATTTCAGCATCAACTCAGGTGCTGTCGAAGAACTTGAGATAGACTCATTTGGACTATCCATCATTCCATCAAGTTTG gtgAGTACGTTCTCTTTGCTGGTTGAGGATGTACTGGAAGTACTATCTGATGCTGTTGTTGTACATGAAGCTGCAGCTTTGCGAATACAAAGGCTTTCAAAG GGTTTTTTGGGCAACCAGAGTGTGGGAATTTCAGCTGATGATGTTGAAGATTATGAATCTGAACAATCGGTGACATATGGCCGTGTTTCAAGGAGAAGGACAAATTTTGGAAGAAAGAAACCCAATCCAAGAGATTGGGATACTAATGAAGATAACTGGGAGCTTCCTATGGACTACCTCTAA
- the LOC101500924 gene encoding uncharacterized protein: MQMQTPTTIAPKVRPRSGRTPLQPKNTPAALTLLLPAKPKPKPDQSCFEITLIQDTDKENRDIVATPPLETSLAEELSAIKKKLERLKADKEKTEKTLKEREEMLDMKMKEMEERGQIQKNLEIQVDRLFRLKELKYRCMRVSPIRTLREKEHEKIVNEAPSPSEVKTEETVASESESESESVRGECEVVESPGSACSQTHTTQKI, encoded by the exons ATGCAAATGCAAACACCCACTACCATAGCACCGAAAGTCCGGCCACGATCTGGCCGGACACCACTTCAGCCTAAAAACACTCCTGCTGCTCTCACTCTTCTCCTTCCTGCAAAGCCCAAGCCCAAGCCCGATCAATCATGCTTCGAGATCACACTGATCCAGGACACCGACAAGGAGAACCGTGATATCGTCGCGACTCCTCCTCTGGAAACCTCGCTCGCCGAGGAGCTAAGCGCGATCAAGAAGAAGCTTGAAAGACTTAAAGCAGACAAGGAGAAGACGGAGAAAACGCTGAAAGAGAGAGAAGAAATGCTTGACATGAAGATGAAGGAGATGGAAGAGAGAGGCCAGATTCAGAAGAATCTCGAGATCCAAGTCGATCGATTGTTCCGATTGAAGGAACTCAAGTATCGATGCATG AGAGTTTCTCCGATTCGAACATTACGAGAGAAGGAACATGAAAAGATTGTCAACGAAGCACCATCGCCATCGGAG GTGAAAACAGAGGAAACGGTGGCGTCTGAATCGGAATCGGAATCGGAATCTGTTAGAGGAGAATGTGAAGTAGTTGAAAGTCCTGGTTCAGCTTGTTCACAAACACATACTACACAAAAAATCTGA